A portion of the Syntrophorhabdaceae bacterium genome contains these proteins:
- a CDS encoding cache domain-containing protein, translated as MKRFNNWSIGTKVMSISMLTIAIILAGMLFYFIPLVKGKLMEEKKLALNNVADVAVSLMASYEARIKAGEVKLEDAQKMMVSNTAKLRYNGNEYFFIMN; from the coding sequence ATGAAGCGTTTTAATAATTGGTCCATTGGAACAAAGGTAATGAGCATATCCATGCTGACAATAGCGATTATCCTGGCCGGCATGCTGTTCTATTTCATCCCCCTCGTCAAGGGGAAACTGATGGAAGAAAAGAAGCTTGCCCTCAACAACGTGGCGGATGTCGCGGTCAGCCTCATGGCATCATATGAGGCGCGGATAAAGGCGGGGGAAGTCAAGCTGGAGGACGCCCAGAAGATGATGGTGTCGAACACCGCCAAGCTGCGCTACAATGGCAACGAATACTTCTTTATCATGAAT